Proteins encoded by one window of Fischerella sp. PCC 9605:
- the petA gene encoding cytochrome f encodes MRNACTPARLTRSARAIMKTLLIAIATVTFFFTSDLVLPQSAAAYPFWAQQTYPETPREPTGRIVCANCHLAAKSAEVEVPQSILPDTVFKAVVKIPYDTNVQQVGADGSKVGLNVGAVLMLPEGFKIAPEDRIPEELKEEVGDVYFQPYKEGQDNVLLVGPIPGEQYQEIVFPVLSPDPATDKNIHFGKYAVHLGANRGRGQVYPTGEKSNNAVYNASATGTITKIAKEEDEYGSVKYQVNIQTDSGETVVDTVPAGPELIVSEGQAVKAGDALTNNPNVGGFGQDDTEIVLQDPNRVKWMIAFICLVMLAQIMLILKKKQVEKVQAAEMNF; translated from the coding sequence ATGAGAAATGCTTGTACACCCGCGAGACTAACTCGCAGTGCTAGAGCAATTATGAAAACATTGCTCATAGCGATCGCTACTGTGACATTTTTCTTCACCAGCGATCTCGTCCTTCCCCAATCCGCCGCTGCTTATCCGTTTTGGGCACAGCAAACCTATCCAGAAACACCCCGCGAACCGACTGGACGGATTGTGTGCGCTAACTGTCACCTAGCAGCAAAGTCTGCTGAAGTAGAAGTTCCCCAATCAATTCTGCCTGACACGGTGTTTAAGGCTGTGGTGAAAATTCCCTACGACACCAATGTGCAGCAGGTGGGTGCTGACGGTTCCAAAGTTGGTTTGAACGTCGGTGCTGTGTTAATGCTGCCAGAAGGCTTCAAGATTGCGCCCGAGGATCGCATTCCCGAGGAACTGAAAGAGGAAGTTGGTGATGTTTACTTCCAGCCTTACAAAGAAGGCCAAGACAACGTCCTCCTCGTGGGACCCATACCCGGAGAACAGTACCAAGAAATCGTCTTCCCAGTTCTTTCTCCTGACCCCGCTACCGACAAGAACATTCACTTCGGCAAATATGCAGTTCATTTAGGTGCTAATCGGGGACGCGGACAAGTTTATCCTACTGGTGAAAAGAGCAACAACGCTGTTTACAACGCTTCCGCTACTGGCACAATCACCAAGATTGCCAAAGAAGAAGACGAGTATGGAAGCGTTAAATACCAAGTCAATATCCAAACCGACTCTGGCGAAACAGTTGTTGATACAGTTCCAGCTGGCCCCGAGTTGATTGTTTCTGAAGGACAAGCTGTCAAAGCTGGAGATGCACTGACCAACAACCCCAACGTTGGTGGCTTTGGCCAAGATGACACAGAAATAGTGTTGCAAGATCCTAACAGAGTTAAATGGATGATTGCATTTATCTGTTTGGTAATGTTGGCTCAAATTATGCTGATTCTAAAGAAGAAGCAAGTTGAGAAAGTCCAAGCCGCCGAGATGAATTTCTAG